Genomic window (Agrobacterium larrymoorei):
TCGCAAGCTGGGACTATGCGGCGTAACGCGCAACTCAGCCCCTGGAGCAGCGCCTTTGTCCTTCTCCGTAACAGTGTGCAGAACTTCCCCGGAGATGGCGGCGAGAAAGCGGGACTGACGACGCTTTGCCTCTGTTCTGGCGTCCGTCTCGACCGCGCCGAAAACGGCATCGAATGCCCCGTTCGCTCCCGTCGCAAGCGCAAGTTCCAGTCGACCGCCTATCAGAAGATCGGTGGTTCCTGCCGCCTCGGCCAACAGGATGGGGTCTTGGTAGCGCATGGGAATGACGGCAGAGCCAAGCGTGATGTGGCGCGTATGTTGTCCGGCGGCCGCGAAGAAGGGCAGGGGCGAAGACAGGTAGTGGTCGAAATGGCGTTGATAAGCCCAGCCTGATTGATAGCCGAGCCGTTCGGCCTGCTTGAACAGTTCGATACCTTGCCTCAACCCTTCGGCCGGGCCGTCATCGTCATTGAACGACACCCGCGTATTGAAACCGAGCCGTTGCTTTGGCCGGAAGGAGGCGGGGAGGTTAAGAGACGGCGCCGCCATATTCATGCGGTGTACTCCTTCTGACGGGCAGGCCGGATAAAAGGTGCAGCGGACGTTCCAGCCGTACCGGAAGGGATCGAGTTCAGCAGTGATACGGTGTAGTCGTGCTTTGGATTGCCGAAGACGTCCGAAACGGTGCCGTGCTCGACGATGCGTCCCTTCTGCATGACCGAAACGGTATGCGCGAGTTGACGAACCAGCGCCAGATCATGCGAGACGAAGACATAGGTCAGGCCGAGCTTTGCCTGGAGCGACAAGAGGACCTCGACAATATCGGCCTGGACGCTGACATCGAGAGCCGAGGTCGGTTCATCCAGCACGATCACGTCTGGTTTGAGAACGAGGGCGCGGGCGATCGCCACACGTTGACGCTGCCCGCCGGAAAGGGCGGAAGGCTTGCGCTGTAGCAGATGCTCGCTCAAGCCGACATCGGCAA
Coding sequences:
- a CDS encoding LLM class flavin-dependent oxidoreductase, which codes for MNMAAPSLNLPASFRPKQRLGFNTRVSFNDDDGPAEGLRQGIELFKQAERLGYQSGWAYQRHFDHYLSSPLPFFAAAGQHTRHITLGSAVIPMRYQDPILLAEAAGTTDLLIGGRLELALATGANGAFDAVFGAVETDARTEAKRRQSRFLAAISGEVLHTVTEKDKGAAPGAELRVTPHSPSLRSRIRQGSSSIASAIQAAELGIGLICGTVLHDQEDGESFGHYQARIIEAYRSHWLRLWKTTPPPVAVAASILVSTTPELRATYAAYDLERRTAGIGASRPKGALPPAGPPAGAMISPVFQGKPDEVIEQVFRDPGLAAADELVLFLPPAFRLSENIRLLTDFVTTVAPSLGWRATQHHEGQE